Proteins found in one Sphaeramia orbicularis chromosome 8, fSphaOr1.1, whole genome shotgun sequence genomic segment:
- the yipf2 gene encoding protein YIPF2, with protein sequence MASPNDLQFQEFEEATELLSADPGASTFSISSSNSTTAAGTGGGGGGGEEVKLDLSEDEEDQEESSELLGQKQTGGFWTFEYYQSFFNVDTMQVLDRVKGSVMPLPGRNFIKHHLRNNPDLYGPFWICVTLVFSVAISGNLSSFLSEMGNPAFHYRPQFHRVTIAAVVIFLYAWLVPVGLWGFLTWRQGTERQIGGYSFLETVCVYGYSLFIYIPTSILWIIPFEWLRWTLIVVAMVISGSVLVLTFWPVVRDDTKAMAVATVVTIVVLHTLLAIGCKMYFFQTVIHPPAPVPVPTTPPVHVSLSTKSH encoded by the exons ATGGCCAGTCCAAATGATCTACAGTTCCAAG AGTTTGAGGAAGCAACAGAGCTGTTGTCCGCAGACCCAGGGGCTTCCACATTCAGCATATCCTCATCAAACTCCACCACTGCAGctggaacaggaggaggaggaggaggaggagaagaagttaAACTGGACTTgtcagaggatgaggaggatcaGGAGGAGAGTTCAGAG TTGTTAGGACAGAAACAGACTGGTGGCTTCTGGACCTTTGAGTATTATCAGTCGTTCTTCAACGTGGATACAATGCAG GTTTTGGACAGAGTTAAAGGCTCAGTGATGCCTTTACCTGGAAGAAACTTTATCAAACACCACCTTAGGAATAACCCAGACCTATACG GTCCATTCTGGATCTGTGTAACTCTGGTGTTCTCAGTGGCCATCAGTGGAAACCTGTCCAGTTTCCTCAGTGAGATGGGAAACCCCGCGTTCCACTACAGACCTCAGTTCCACAGAG TAACGATAGCTGCTGTAGTGATCTTCTTGTACGCTTGGCTGGTGCCTGTTGGTCTGTGGGGTTTCCTAACCTGGCGTCAAGGGACTGAGCGGCAGATAGGAGGATATTCTTTTCTGGAGACTGTGTGTGTCTATGGCTACTCCCTATTTATTTACATCCCCACCTCG ATTCTGTGGATCATCCCTTTTGAGTGGTTACGCTGGACACTAATCgtggttgccatggtgatctcTGGCTCAGTCCTGGTCCTCACCTTCTGGCCTGTTGTCCGTGACGACACCAAAGCGATGGCAGTCGCTACAGTTGTGACCATAGTGGTTTTGCACACACTCCTGGCTATTGGCTGCAAG ATGTACTTCTTCCAGACAGTCATCCATCCACCAGCCCCAGTCCCAGTCCCTACAACCCCTCCAGTTCATGTCTCATTGAGCACCAAATCCCACTGA
- the timm29 gene encoding mitochondrial import inner membrane translocase subunit Tim29 — MAWFRITRRMLCAAAETAAAPVAKSRWERLKNSKAGVWCRSLLSDYKDACKDMVVGARERPLKASVYGTLLGGAWACFHTKPDWSSFEAVLLERSNQLALLSPWIRNGTSDGHVQNLVKLHNEGCLRHASLGLLSLVYRADYDPDTALYEARCSNLSVPWMELPRRLLDVGFVGHWWILDSKMKDFDVNEEEFKHLPAHMQATSPPSVQDVEMNERLHKESWLAVNVEDEAKETKTMEGNEDNVSGEKQVQNN, encoded by the exons ATGGCTTGGTTTCGCATAACGAGGAGGATGCTCTGCGCTGCGGCAGAAACAGCCGCAGCTCCGGTCGCAAAAAGCCGCTGGGAGAGGCTGAAAAACAGTAAAGCCG gTGTGTGGTGTCGCAGTCTGCTGTCGGATTACAAAGATGCGTGCAAGGACATGGTCGTCGGAGCCCGTGAGCGTCCACTCAAAGCCTCCGTGTATGGTACTTTGCTAGGAGGGGCCTGGGCCTGTTTCCACACCAAACCAGACTGGTCGTCTTTCGAGGCAGTGCTGCTGGAGCGCTCCAACCAGCTGGCCCTACTTTCGCCCTGGATCCGGAACGGAACCTCTGACGGCCATGTTCAGAATCTGGTCAAACTCCATAACGAAGGCTGCCTTCGCCATGCCAGCCTGGGCCTCCTGTCACTAGTGTACCGAGCAGACTACGACCCAGACACGGCACTGTATGAGGCCCGCTGCTCCAACCTGTCAGTGCCCTGGATGGAGCTCCCCCGGCGGCTGCTTGACGTGGGCTTTGTCGGCCATTGGTGGATCCTGGACTCAAAGATGAAGGACTTCGATGTAAATGAGGAAGAGTTTAAGCATCTGCCGGCACACATGCAGGCCACATCACCGCCTAGTGTTCAGGATGTGGAAATGAATGAGAGGCTACACAAAGAGTCGTGGTTGGCAGTGAACGTGGAGGATGAGGCCAAAGAGACTAAAACCATGGAGGGGAACGAAGACAATGTCAGTGGAGAGAAACAAGTTCAGAACAACTGA